In a single window of the Vicugna pacos chromosome 8, VicPac4, whole genome shotgun sequence genome:
- the LOC102526842 gene encoding LOW QUALITY PROTEIN: U1 small nuclear ribonucleoprotein C-like (The sequence of the model RefSeq protein was modified relative to this genomic sequence to represent the inferred CDS: substituted 1 base at 1 genomic stop codon), protein MPKFYCDYCNTYLTHDSPSVRKTHCSGRKHKENVKDYYQKWMEEXAQSLIDKTTAEFQQGKIPPTPFSAPPPAGAMIPPPPSLLGPPRPGMMPAPHMGGPPMMPMMGPPPPGMMPVGPAPGMRPPMGGHMPMMPGPPMMRPPARPMMVPTRPGMTQPDR, encoded by the coding sequence ATGCCGAAGTTTTATTGTGACTACTGCAATACATACCTCACCCATGACTCTCCATCTGTGAGAAAGACACATTGCAGTGGTAGGAAACACAAAGAGAATGTGAAAGACTACTATCAGAAATGGATGGAAGAGTAGGCTCAGAGTCTGATTGACAAAACAACTGCTGAATTTCAACAAGGAAAGATACCTCCTACTCCAttctctgctcctcctcctgcaggGGCAATGATCCCACCTCCCCCCAGTCTCCTGGGTCCTCCTCGCCCTGGTATGATGCCAGCACCCCATATGGGGGGCCCTCCCATGATGCCAATGATGGGCCCTCCGCCTCCTGGGATGATGCCAGTGGGACCTGCTCCTGGAATGAGGCCGCCTATGGGAGGCCACATGCCAATGATGCCTGGACCTCCAATGATGAGACCTCCCGCCCGTCCCATGATGGTGCCCACTCGACCAGGGATGACTCAACCAGACAGATAA